Proteins from a single region of Trypanosoma brucei brucei TREU927 chromosome 7, complete sequence:
- a CDS encoding GTP-binding protein, putative (similar to Guanine nucleotide-binding protein-like 1 (GTP-binding protein MMR1). (Swiss-Prot:P36916) [Mus musculus]), producing the protein MAPFSGKQKKKQLQEKRQRKKEQQNTESESKKRDEHGATEECNTQKYRQEGSSGAEHNSDSQHEKEEYKYGADRVGIRSVFLKETAEEVAERKKLSYERLANRHFMGPEGIPFGTWFNMPGPTKAAIIPLSVEIPTRGWSVDRVPMSKPNASDSMSDCNNSSNTDDVVDEVGDVLRDGPHVDAREQARFKEYVRALDNYSLPGEMQKLQVSSYERNIDVWRQLWRTVELSDVVIIVTDARYPVVHLPLSLLHYIVRECRKACVVVLNKADLVPPQTLNKWSEFLQSYFLTMGVVAASDEEATDTGIVREIPLVPFTALPSEETAIGTDTACDAMKRRKKKNRRNKLYEQLRTGKLQVCTDDSSDDGEEDDGDDLEKEISRLVPAAVAKGIVKGGDDESYAETDNFRGMRKAERELQRDRRDHKELQIVSNMISSLLQQCRDIGLSRRSAGSGNTSVTVHKCDRERGNEEDEEDEYIRIGFVGHPNVGKSSLLNCIRGTKVVSVSSTAGHTKHLQTIPIPSENVVLIDSPGLAFPVFGLPRPLQAVFGTHQIAQTRDPQSGVAYLATHLHLERLYGLSRSDYYDDDDDDEKSSRRHGPCGAPNVWSPYELCESYARKKGYFVKRGKGTLDVHRGAIELLQEAYEGRLVLFLSPPELSWLQSSEFNNEVRPYLLLRVMPLASSV; encoded by the coding sequence ATGGCACCATTTAGcgggaaacaaaagaagaagcagctGCAAGAGAAACGCCAGCGGAAGaaggaacaacaaaatacggagagtgaaagcaaaaaacgtGATGAACATGGTGCAACTGAGGAGTGTAATACACAAAAATATCGTCAGGAGGGCTCGAGTGGTGCTGAACACAACAGTGACAGCCAACATGAGAAAGAGGAGTACAAATACGGTGCGGATCGCGTTGGCATACGCAGTGTGTTTCTTAAGGAAACTGCAGAGGAGGTTGCGGAGCGGAAGAAACTCTCCTACGAGCGTTTGGCCAACCGCCATTTTATGGGACCGGAGGGAATACCTTTCGGTACGTGGTTTAATATGCCGGGTCCAACCAAAGCCGCTATTATCCCCCTTTCTGTTGAAATCCCAACACGTGGCTGGTCGGTGGACCGAGTGCCTATGTCTAAACCCAACGCGAGCGACTCAATGAGTGATTGTAACAACAGTAGCAACACAGATGACGTTGTGGATGAAGTAGGTGATGTCCTTCGCGACGGCCCACATGTGGACGCTCGTGAACAGGCTCGCTTCAAGGAATATGTTCGGGCTCTGGACAATTATTCGCTCCCTGGAGAAATGCAGAAGCTACAGGTGAGTTCCTATGAGCGCAATATCGATGTTTGGAGGCAACTATGGCGCACGGTTGAGCTGAGCGATGTTGTTATCATTGTTACCGATGCTCGCTATCCCGTTGTGCACCTACCGCTCTCACTTCTGCATTACATTGTCCGGGAGTGCAGGAAGGCTTGTGTCGTTGTACTCAACAAAGCTGACCTCGTGCCCCCTCAAACACTAAATAAATGGAGTGAATTCCTCCAATCATACTTTCTGACCATGGGTGTTGTAGCAGCGAGCGACGAAGAAGCGACAGACACGGGTATCGTTCGTGAGATTCCTCTTGTCCCTTTTACGGCCCTTCCATCGGAGGAAACCGCAATTGGAACCGACACGGCATGTGACGCAATGAAGCggcgaaagaagaaaaaccgaCGTAATAAGTTGTACGAGCAACTACGGACGGGGAAGCTTCAAGTTTGCACAGATGATAGCAGTGACGACGGTGAAGAAGACGATGGCGATGACCTTGAAAAGGAGATTAGCAGGTTGGTTCCGGCTGCTGTGGCTAAGGGTATTGTGAAGGGTGGTGACGATGAGTCGTATGCGGAGACAGACAACTTTAGAGGCATGCGAAAGGCGGAGCGGGAGCTTCAACGTGACAGACGAGATCACAAAGAGCTGCAAATTGTGTCAAACATGATTTCTTCGCTACTGCAACAATGCCGTGACATCGGCCTTTCGCGGCGAAGTGCGGGAAGTGGAAATACAAGTGTTACTGTTCACAAATGTGACAGGGAAAGGGGCAAcgaagaggatgaggaggacGAATACATACGGATTGGTTTTGTCGGACATCCAAATGTTGGAAAGTCAAGTCTGCTCAACTGCATTCGCGGAACGAAGGTGGTTTCAGTGTCATCTACAGCAGGTCACACCAAACACCTGCAAACGATCCCTATTCCATCGGAAAATGTAGTGCTTATTGACTCTCCAGGTCTCGCCTTTCCCGTCTTTGGTCTCCCACGTCCCTTACAGGCCGTTTTTGGTACGCACCAAATAGCTCAAACCCGTGACCCTCAAAGCGGCGTGGCGTATTTGGCAACTCATCTGCACCTCGAACGTTTATACGGTTTATCCAGAAGCGATTATtacgacgatgatgatgatgatgagaaAAGCAGTAGGAGACACGGTCCATGCGGTGCACCAAATGTGTGGTCCCCCTATGAGTTGTGTGAGAGTTACGCACGAAAAAAGGGTTACTTCGTGAAGCGTGGAAAAGGAACGCTTGATGTTCATCGTGGGGCGATTGAGTTGTTGCAAGAGGCATATGAAGGTCGcttggttttgtttctttcaccaCCTGAATTGTCGTGGCTACAGAGTAGTGAGTTTAACAATGAGGTCCGTCCGTATCTGCTACTTCGAGTAATGCCATTGGCCAGTTCAGTGTAA
- a CDS encoding DNA ligase, putative, protein MWRISNLWRRPQLTTLPKDPSLFFGVGRPRTPEQVERYHAMKNTTIESAFPHLAACWVGPSWGTVMLTPHHVAPTCVKSAVWRCSQCLQEFEMSIARFIDQHGTCPLCGKEQRRISSTRNEGPERINGKMSEGDNTDVGITTSPTDATNEEDLELEDVNSLRAPRMTHTNYKSVLHSNPEWEGRNILPMLAQRWELVAEELLHPADTEEQESLLVSPKIDGIRCLIGYNKSQKKLQFFSRSGILLECCHGLVPHAMPLFKADPSLLLDGELFAPHCGFERLSGLVRRLEKFTTQTTRRKQAKLLEYFAFDIMASDQLSSPDAPFSERYRLLKELIPHSGADRVFDTMKPNGRRNHQLEKEELSSRKKIPKLYHVPATLVSPDEVESVLEKACSQGYEGVIIRRPKFPYEHGKRSLGLLKYKYMHDAEYRIVDFLPGNGKFEGGLGAFVCETSTGIRFNATPKTTTKRRLELWAERDRLLGKYLTVQYQELSSQDVPRFPIAKCVRGESEKDWL, encoded by the coding sequence ATGTGGCGGATTTCTAATTTATGGCGGCGTCCGCAGCTCACAACTCTTCCGAAGGatccttcgcttttttttggtgttggGAGGCCGCGTACACCAGAGCAGGTGGAGCGGTATCACGCAATGAAAAATACCACCATTGAAAGTGCTTTTCCCCATCTTGCAGCCTGTTGGGTGGGTCCATCGTGGGGAACCGTCATGTTAACTCCACATCACGTGGCCCCGACATGTGTAAAGTCGGCGGTGTGGCGTTGCAGCCAGTGCCTTCAGGAGTTTGAGATGAGTATTGCGAGATTTATTGACCAGCATGGGACGTGTCCATTGTGCGGAAAAGAGCAGCGGCGGATCAGTTCAACTAGAAATGAAGGTCCGGAAAGAATTAATGGCAAGATGAGCGAGGGAGATAACACAGATGTGGGGATAACAACTTCACCAACGGATGCTACAAATGAGGAGGATCTGGAGCTGGAGGATGTGAACAGTTTGAGAGCACCACGAATGACTCACACAAATTATAAAAGTGTTCTGCACAGCAACCCCGAGTGGGAGGGACGTAACATTCTTCCCATGCTTGCACAAAGATGGGAGCTAGTTGCTGAGGAACTACTTCATCCGGCTGACACGGAGGAGCAGGAATCACTTCTGGTTTCACCAAAGATAGATGGAATTCGCTGTTTAATTGGTTACAATAAATCCcaaaagaaattgcagtTTTTTTCGCGGAGTGGGATTCTTCTTGAGTGTTGCCATGGTTTGGTGCCACACGCTATGCCGCTGTTCAAGGCAGATCCATCTTTGTTGTTAGATGGGGAGCTGTTTGCTCCACACTGCGGTTTCGAGAGGCTTAGTGGGCTTGTGCGCCGTTTGGAAAAGTTTACGACACAAACAACGCGGAGGAAACAGGCGAAACTCCTAGAATATTTTGCATTTGACATCATGGCTTCAGATCAGCTCTCATCGCCGGACGCCCCTTTTAGCGAACGCTACCGTTTACTGAAGGAACTCATACCTCACAGTGGCGCAGATCGTGTTTTTGATACGATGAAACCAAACGGAAGGCGAAACCATCAGcttgaaaaggaggaattgTCGAGCAGGAAAAAGATACCAAAACTCTACCACGTCCCCGCCACACTTGTGAGTCCAGATGAGGTGGAGAGTGTATTGGAGAAGGCGTGTTCGCAAGGTTATGAAGGGGTAATCATTCGTAGACCAAAGTTTCCTTACGAACATGGCAAACGAAGTCTCGGTCTTCTTAAGTATAAGTACATGCATGATGCGGAGTACCGCATTGTCGACTTTCTTCCGGGCAATGGCAAGTTTGAGGGTGGTCTCGGCGCGTTTGTGTGTGAAACATCAACTGGGATTCGCTTCAATGCAACACCAAAGACTACAACAAAGCGGCGGTTGGAACTATGGGCCGAAAGAGACCGTCTACTAGGTAAGTATTTAACAGTTCAGTATCAGGAACTTTCGTCACAGGATGTGCCGCGGTTTCCGATAGCCAAATGCGTTCGGGGTGAGTCCGAAAAGGACTGGCTCTAA